A genome region from Schistocerca americana isolate TAMUIC-IGC-003095 chromosome 1, iqSchAmer2.1, whole genome shotgun sequence includes the following:
- the LOC124545266 gene encoding hsp90 co-chaperone Cdc37 — protein sequence MVDYSKWKDIEISDDEDDTHPNIDTPSLFRWRHQARIERMEEQKREKEEIEKSRTANENKLKEIKEKINKSEKNGTENLDQLKVALLQLEKEAEEIKKREEEFKKKEKTTPWNVDTIGKPGFAKTVINTAPKPKREVLSEEEQGKRLKEHIAKYEKLMKNFGMLRRYDDSKRFLQEHPELVSEHTANYLVIWCINLEMEEKHDLMKHVAHQCICIQYMLELAQKLDVDPRACVGSFFSKMEIAEEEYKKSFDDELHSFIERIQVRAAEKLKAALAEAEEEERKARLGPGGLDPLEVLETLPPELKKCFEAQDIKLLQETILKMPEQEAQYHMKRCIDSGLWVPDAKKKESTEKETTASDDQ from the coding sequence ATGGTTGACTACAGTAAATggaaagacattgaaatatctgatGATGAGGATGATACACATCCTAATATTGATACACCATCATTATTCCGATGGAGGCATCAAGCACGAATAGAACGCATGGAAGAGCAGAAACGAGAAAAGGAAGAAATTGAAAAGAGCAGAAcagcaaatgaaaataaattaaaggaaataaaggagaaaattaaCAAAAGTGAGAAGAATGGGACAGAAAATTTGGATCAACTGAAAGTCGCCCTTCTACAGCTCGAGAAAGAGGCTGAAGAAATAAAGAAACGTGAAGAGGAattcaagaagaaagaaaagacAACTCCATGGAATGTTGATACTATTGGTAAACCTGGATTTGCCAAAACTGTAATAAACACAGCTCCAAAACCAAAACGAGAAGTTTTGTCTGAAGaggagcaaggaaagcgtttgaaaGAACATATTGCGAAGTATGAAAAGTTGATGAAGAATTTTGGAATGCTGCGACGATATGATGACAGCAAGCGTTTTCTGCAGGAGCATCCAGAACTTGTGAGTGAACATACAGCAAATTATTTGGTTATTTGGTGCATAAATTTGGAGATGGAGGAAAAACATGACCTGATGAAGcatgtggctcatcagtgtatttgtaTCCAGTACATGTTAGAACTGGCACAAAAACTAGATGTTGATCCAAGAGCATGTGTTGGATCCTTCTTCAGCAAAATGGAAATTGCTgaagaagaatataaaaaatcatTTGATGATGAACTCCACTCATTCATAGAAAGGATTCAGGTGAGAGCAGCTGAAAAGTTGAAGGCTGCCCTGGCCGAAGCTGAAGAAGAGGAACGTAAAGCAAGACTTGGCCCAGGAGGACTTGATCCACTGGAAGTCCTAGAAACCCTCCCACCAGAACTGAAAAAGTGTTTTGAAGCTCAGGATATAAAACTGCTTCAAGAAACAATTTTGAAGATGCCTGAACAAGAAGCACAGTACCACATGAAACGCTGCATAGATTCTGGCTTGTGGGTTCCAGATGCCAAAAAGAAAGAATCTACAGAAAAAGAAACTACAGCTTCTGATGACCAATAA